One Companilactobacillus heilongjiangensis genomic window, CGAGATGAAGTACGGCACGATTATGAAAAACTATATGCAGATGATGGATTATTTAATTAATCCGTTCAACTGGCATTGGCATTTGAGCGACTTCGGTTCTTCAGCGGCCGGTCGGTTACATTTTCTCGATTGTAAAAAGCTCTTCCTATTGAATTTCGGAGTCTTTATTATTAGCGGTATTATAGTAGCTAAATTTCATAAGATTCGTGCACGATTCAATCGCATTTTTTTGTGGATTGGAATATTTGGGATAGTGTTAGCAATTATGATGTTGCTAAACTTTGATCAATTTTTCGTAATTTTCCATGAAGTACTCTTTCGTAATAGCGATTGGTTGTTTGATCCGAATAAGGACCCAGTAATCAATATCTTGCCAGAGGACTTCTTTACACAGTGCTTTGTTTTATTCTTCGTGATTTTTGAAGGATTAAACTTTTGGAAAGCTCGACAGAAAAAGGTTAGAAGTTAACTATT contains:
- a CDS encoding TIGR01906 family membrane protein — its product is MSNLQKDLLYTVALAFFLLTAAITVTIFASYPLFAFDIKHYNLDQIVEMKYGTIMKNYMQMMDYLINPFNWHWHLSDFGSSAAGRLHFLDCKKLFLLNFGVFIISGIIVAKFHKIRARFNRIFLWIGIFGIVLAIMMLLNFDQFFVIFHEVLFRNSDWLFDPNKDPVINILPEDFFTQCFVLFFVIFEGLNFWKARQKKVRS